From Pseudoalteromonas rubra, one genomic window encodes:
- the acs gene encoding acetate--CoA ligase → MSQSIYPVPEAIRNAALVDNDQYTKLYQESIDDPQAFWVEHGKRLDWFTPYSKVKNTSFDKGHISIKWYEDGVLNASYNCIDRHLKDNADKVALIWEGDDPTQSEHITFQQLHDEVAKLANGLKKLGVQKGDRVAIYMPMTPQAIYAMQACARIGAVHSVVFGGFSPSAIADRIKDSGAKVVITSDEGRRGGNCVPLKANVDEAVSQDGVSIEHVIVHQLTGGEVEWQAHDVWWHELVADVASECEPEPMNAEDPLFILYTSGSTGQPKGVVHTTGGYLVYSSMTHEYVFDVKADDVYWCTADVGWITGHSYMAYGPLVNGCTQVIFEGVPTYPSSGRIGEVVDKHNVTILYTAPTAIRALMAKGDEPIASSKRTSLRIMGSVGEPINPEAWSWYYEKIGNSQCPIVDTWWQTETGGIMITPLPGATDMKPGSATRPFFGIAPALFDAEGNTLQGATEGNLVILDSWPSQARTVYGDHERFEQTYFSAYPGVYFTGDGCRRDEDGYYWITGRVDDVLNVSGHRLGTAEIESALVAHEAVAEAAVVGYPHDIKGQGIYVYVTPNEGVAVTDELTKEVRNWVRKELSPIASPDMIQWSPGLPKTRSGKIMRRILRKIAANEYQQLGDTSTLADPSVVDELIENRLNR, encoded by the coding sequence ATGTCACAGAGCATTTATCCGGTTCCTGAAGCCATCAGGAACGCAGCGCTGGTAGATAACGATCAATATACAAAGCTATACCAAGAATCCATTGACGATCCTCAGGCGTTCTGGGTGGAGCATGGTAAGCGCCTTGACTGGTTTACCCCTTACAGCAAAGTAAAGAATACGTCGTTTGACAAAGGTCATATCAGTATCAAATGGTATGAGGATGGCGTGCTGAATGCTTCCTACAACTGTATTGACCGTCATCTGAAAGACAATGCCGACAAAGTCGCACTGATCTGGGAAGGCGACGATCCAACGCAAAGTGAGCACATCACCTTCCAGCAACTGCACGACGAAGTGGCAAAGCTGGCCAATGGCCTGAAGAAGCTGGGTGTACAAAAAGGCGACCGTGTTGCCATCTATATGCCAATGACGCCACAGGCAATTTATGCCATGCAGGCGTGTGCCCGTATCGGTGCTGTTCACTCGGTTGTGTTCGGGGGCTTCTCACCGTCGGCAATTGCAGATCGGATCAAAGATTCGGGTGCAAAAGTGGTGATCACGTCAGATGAAGGCCGTCGTGGTGGTAATTGTGTGCCGCTTAAGGCAAATGTAGACGAAGCGGTCAGTCAGGACGGTGTGAGTATTGAACATGTGATTGTGCATCAGCTCACCGGTGGTGAAGTGGAATGGCAAGCGCACGATGTCTGGTGGCATGAGCTGGTGGCTGATGTTGCCAGTGAGTGTGAGCCTGAGCCAATGAATGCAGAAGACCCTTTGTTTATCCTTTATACCTCTGGTTCGACCGGCCAGCCAAAAGGGGTGGTGCATACCACGGGGGGTTATCTGGTTTATTCATCCATGACACACGAGTATGTGTTTGATGTTAAAGCCGATGACGTTTACTGGTGTACTGCCGATGTAGGCTGGATCACCGGCCACAGTTATATGGCTTATGGCCCGCTGGTAAATGGCTGCACTCAGGTTATTTTTGAAGGTGTCCCGACTTATCCAAGTTCAGGACGTATTGGTGAAGTTGTGGATAAGCACAATGTCACCATCCTGTATACGGCACCGACTGCTATCCGTGCCTTAATGGCGAAAGGCGATGAGCCAATTGCCAGCTCAAAACGCACCAGTTTGCGTATTATGGGATCTGTGGGTGAGCCAATTAACCCGGAAGCCTGGAGCTGGTACTACGAGAAGATTGGTAACAGCCAGTGTCCTATCGTGGATACCTGGTGGCAGACTGAAACCGGCGGCATCATGATCACGCCGCTGCCGGGCGCCACGGATATGAAACCGGGGTCGGCGACCCGCCCATTCTTTGGTATTGCGCCAGCCTTGTTCGATGCAGAGGGCAACACACTGCAAGGCGCAACAGAAGGGAACCTGGTGATCCTGGACAGCTGGCCTTCGCAGGCACGCACAGTGTATGGCGATCATGAACGTTTCGAACAAACTTACTTCTCGGCCTACCCGGGTGTGTATTTCACGGGCGATGGCTGTCGCCGCGATGAAGATGGCTATTACTGGATCACCGGTCGTGTGGATGATGTACTCAATGTGTCGGGTCACCGTCTGGGCACCGCTGAGATTGAAAGTGCCCTGGTTGCACATGAAGCGGTTGCAGAAGCAGCGGTTGTAGGTTATCCCCATGACATCAAGGGCCAGGGGATTTATGTGTACGTGACGCCAAACGAAGGGGTTGCTGTCACAGACGAGCTGACCAAGGAAGTACGTAACTGGGTGCGCAAAGAGCTCAGCCCAATTGCGTCACCGGATATGATCCAATGGTCACCGGGTCTGCCTAAGACGCGTTCCGGTAAAATCATGCGTCGTATTCTGCGTAAGATAGCGGCGAATGAGTATCAACAATTGGGCGATACTTCGACTTTGGCCGACCCGAGTGTGGTCGATGAATTGATCGAAAACAGACTAAACCGTTAA
- a CDS encoding response regulator transcription factor codes for MNQFLIADDHPLFREALKGALQNQFDGLEIFESENFEQTLQQLSEQDELDLLLLDLHMPGNGDLYGLIRIREDYPSLPIVVVSGSEDLNVISKVMGYGAMGFIPKASSSQEIVEALNQVLEGDVWLPASLKDQIAELDGEDKQLAQQIASLTPQQYKVLQYLHEGLLNKQIAYELNISEATVKAHITAIFRKLGVYNRTQAVLIAAKLQLEPVESTS; via the coding sequence ATGAACCAGTTTTTAATTGCGGACGATCACCCTTTGTTTCGCGAAGCATTAAAAGGGGCACTGCAAAACCAGTTTGACGGGTTAGAGATCTTTGAATCTGAAAACTTTGAGCAAACCTTGCAACAATTATCCGAACAGGACGAGCTGGATCTGCTGTTGTTGGATTTACATATGCCAGGCAATGGCGATTTATATGGCCTGATCCGGATCCGTGAGGATTACCCGAGTTTGCCCATCGTGGTGGTGTCGGGCAGTGAAGATTTGAATGTGATCTCCAAAGTGATGGGCTATGGTGCTATGGGCTTTATTCCCAAGGCGTCGTCGTCGCAGGAGATTGTTGAGGCACTGAATCAGGTGCTCGAGGGGGATGTCTGGTTGCCTGCCAGCCTGAAAGATCAGATTGCCGAACTCGACGGAGAAGACAAACAGCTGGCACAGCAAATTGCTTCTTTGACACCCCAGCAATACAAGGTCCTGCAATATCTGCACGAAGGCTTACTTAACAAGCAAATCGCCTATGAACTGAATATTTCAGAAGCGACGGTTAAGGCTCATATTACCGCGATATTCCGCAAACTGGGTGTCTATAATCGGACACAGGCAGTGCTAATTGCGGCTAAGTTGCAACTGGAACCGGTTGAAAGTACGAGCTAG
- the purU gene encoding formyltetrahydrofolate deformylase, producing the protein MSIVLTTQCRDDVGLIAKVTGLCFEHNLNIVRNNEFVDNAGERFFMRTELTGTISETFLPQLRSALPDGAQVHLHGNEKTKVVLLATKEAHCLGGMLLKQYENAFNVEIQAVIANYDTLKPLVEGFGVPFHLVSHQGLTREQHDDAMAKVIERYQPDFIGLAKYMRVLSPEFVARFSNQIINIHHSFLPAFIGAKPYHQAFERGVKIIGATAHFVNDELDEGPIIMQDITQVSHADSAEAMAKMGRDIEKVVFCKAIQLAAEHKLFINGNKTVVFA; encoded by the coding sequence ATGAGTATAGTTTTAACCACCCAATGCCGTGATGATGTGGGATTGATCGCCAAAGTAACCGGGCTGTGCTTTGAGCATAATCTGAATATCGTGCGCAACAATGAGTTTGTTGATAACGCCGGCGAACGCTTCTTTATGCGCACAGAGCTGACGGGAACGATCAGTGAAACATTTTTACCACAACTGCGCAGTGCACTACCAGACGGTGCTCAGGTACATTTACATGGTAATGAAAAAACCAAAGTGGTTCTGCTCGCGACCAAAGAAGCCCATTGCCTGGGCGGCATGCTACTGAAACAGTACGAAAATGCCTTTAATGTCGAAATCCAGGCAGTGATCGCTAACTATGATACGCTTAAGCCGCTGGTGGAAGGTTTTGGCGTGCCTTTTCATCTGGTGTCTCACCAGGGTCTCACGCGGGAGCAGCATGACGATGCCATGGCCAAAGTCATTGAGCGCTATCAGCCCGACTTTATCGGCCTGGCTAAATATATGCGGGTTCTCAGCCCAGAGTTTGTTGCCCGTTTTAGCAATCAAATCATTAATATTCACCACTCTTTTTTACCTGCGTTTATTGGCGCAAAACCCTACCACCAGGCGTTTGAGCGCGGGGTAAAAATCATTGGTGCTACGGCACACTTCGTCAACGACGAATTAGACGAAGGCCCAATCATTATGCAGGATATCACCCAGGTGAGTCATGCCGATAGCGCAGAGGCCATGGCGAAAATGGGGCGGGATATTGAGAAAGTGGTATTCTGCAAAGCCATTCAGCTGGCTGCAGAGCATAAGCTGTTTATCAACGGCAATAAAACCGTCGTGTTTGCCTAG
- a CDS encoding amino acid adenylation domain-containing protein — protein MDHLTGPSVSSERHTHREKDQSVSDTPSIPHSVAATLTAQVQRYPEKTALIDGTKEISYQVLWGRAGVIAAKLVSCGIEPGALVGVCMERSWELVAAMLGVFRAGCAYVPLDPSYPRARIDYMLTHSAAATVIVDSSTSAELCQSTPGQISLADIGDELPSCSPPELDPQALAYVIYTSGSTGEPKGVAVTQSNVLAMTLAMGALLNEEELSGVLAATSVCFDPSVMEIIGTLLLGGTVILAKNILALPDLPGAGRVRTCIGVPSALRALLSGYTLPDTLRCLIFGGEVLKPALVKQVYAQQPTLRVINVYGPTEDTVFSTAVQLHPDMAEITIGQPVANTRAYVLDEALQPVSTGEAGELYLAGDKLAAGYLFDDLRTATRFITPSPDSGIAEPRLYKTGDVCQWTDSKELRFISRVDQQVKIRGFRIELEEIEAVLNTMPGIADAAVNVLQQGHVQARLQACIVRQEGETLSPDVILSFVARHLPKHMVPHSVCFLAALPYLPNGKLDRNSLPEISTEPESRRSGRVADSEQALIAVICDELSTLLGHSAHAVQSQTFEQAGLDSLTSLELSNRLSNLLELRCPVQAIYQFNTPQRLAQHLKALNGHEVLQIQQPLRDTLGDLQFQLRASHPTFAVAKAPSWSASDKSNVVQAATQLVNKRRANPYSKVLRSGSGTRGTVADAHHSDAREAIIWTTNLYLGLNRDTEVVDAARQAVAEFGTGMGTSAAASGLTDLHLAFEQQFAALVGKPAACLFPTGYTANVGAVAGLLGENDVVVIDQLCHASIVDGARLCGAKVRTFKHNDVDDLACVLESETSPYRTVLVIIEGVYSMGEGAAPVAEIVRTAKRYQALILVDEAHSFGFYGQHGAGICAAQGVSEEVDFIMTTLSKSLGSLGGVVAARAEYVDLLKSSARAYIFQASVSPADIAAALTALQRISQDDSLREQLWETARYMRAQFSAAGFELGSGDGPIVTPHFADKDKLYAIVQRLYEKGIQASAVTYPIVETGRGRLRFICSAAHTKQDVDVTLGALQEAVQEVEAVFARSVMATPKPWLETTRLNDWWCSFAAYLERWRETQSGKVPELQLELSTPDSRYTLTLSQDAVTTNEPLKAGLPVCRIHCLDTNALTALTRMDVQMLLQSLCEGECELSGQSEVFIWLMGRLLTLSSGLKPTRAMSENVEFLS, from the coding sequence ATGGACCATTTAACTGGCCCTTCAGTTTCATCTGAACGCCACACACATCGGGAAAAAGATCAGAGCGTGAGTGATACACCAAGCATCCCGCATTCTGTTGCTGCCACATTGACCGCCCAGGTACAGCGCTACCCAGAAAAAACCGCACTGATTGACGGGACTAAGGAGATTAGCTACCAGGTATTGTGGGGGCGTGCCGGGGTCATTGCGGCTAAGTTGGTGAGCTGTGGTATTGAACCCGGTGCATTAGTCGGTGTGTGTATGGAACGCAGCTGGGAGCTGGTAGCGGCTATGCTCGGGGTGTTTAGAGCCGGGTGTGCTTATGTGCCGTTGGATCCGAGTTATCCACGTGCCCGGATTGACTATATGCTGACGCACAGCGCAGCGGCCACAGTCATCGTGGATAGCAGCACGTCGGCTGAATTATGCCAAAGCACACCTGGACAAATTTCGTTGGCTGATATCGGCGATGAGTTGCCTTCCTGTTCACCCCCTGAGCTGGACCCGCAAGCTCTTGCTTATGTGATTTATACCTCAGGGTCGACCGGAGAGCCTAAAGGTGTGGCTGTCACGCAAAGTAACGTGCTTGCCATGACTCTGGCTATGGGGGCACTATTAAACGAAGAAGAGCTGAGCGGAGTTTTGGCTGCTACCTCAGTGTGCTTTGACCCCTCAGTGATGGAGATCATAGGCACCTTATTGCTGGGGGGGACCGTGATCCTGGCGAAAAATATTTTGGCACTGCCAGATTTACCGGGGGCTGGCCGGGTTCGAACCTGCATCGGTGTGCCCTCAGCTCTGCGGGCCTTACTCAGTGGCTATACCTTACCTGACACACTGCGCTGCTTAATTTTTGGTGGTGAAGTACTTAAACCCGCATTGGTAAAACAAGTCTATGCGCAGCAGCCGACCCTGCGTGTTATCAATGTTTACGGGCCAACAGAAGACACGGTATTTTCGACGGCCGTCCAACTACACCCGGACATGGCAGAAATCACCATTGGCCAGCCTGTGGCAAACACCCGTGCTTATGTGCTTGATGAGGCGTTGCAGCCTGTTTCCACAGGTGAAGCGGGTGAGTTGTATCTGGCTGGCGACAAGCTGGCTGCGGGTTACCTGTTTGATGACTTGCGCACAGCCACGCGTTTTATCACGCCATCTCCGGATAGTGGCATAGCAGAGCCGCGCTTATACAAAACCGGCGATGTGTGTCAGTGGACGGATAGCAAAGAGTTGCGCTTTATCTCCCGTGTCGATCAGCAGGTCAAAATTCGCGGCTTTCGCATTGAGCTGGAGGAAATCGAAGCGGTTCTGAACACCATGCCGGGCATCGCTGACGCCGCTGTGAATGTGTTGCAGCAGGGACATGTGCAGGCCAGGTTACAGGCTTGTATTGTGCGCCAGGAGGGAGAAACTTTAAGTCCAGATGTGATTTTATCTTTCGTGGCGCGGCATTTGCCAAAACACATGGTGCCCCACAGCGTATGTTTTCTGGCGGCTTTGCCGTACCTGCCTAACGGTAAGTTAGATCGCAACAGTTTACCTGAGATTTCGACAGAGCCTGAGTCGCGGCGTTCCGGTCGGGTTGCAGACTCGGAGCAGGCACTGATTGCTGTGATCTGTGACGAGTTAAGTACTCTGCTGGGCCACAGCGCTCATGCTGTGCAGTCGCAGACTTTTGAGCAGGCGGGTCTGGATTCATTAACCTCGCTGGAGCTGAGCAACCGTCTGAGTAACCTGCTTGAGTTGCGCTGCCCGGTGCAGGCCATTTATCAATTTAATACGCCTCAGCGCCTGGCTCAGCACTTAAAGGCGTTAAATGGTCATGAGGTATTGCAGATTCAGCAACCATTGCGTGACACTTTGGGTGACTTGCAATTTCAATTACGCGCCAGCCATCCGACGTTTGCTGTGGCCAAGGCGCCGTCCTGGTCGGCTAGCGATAAAAGTAATGTGGTACAGGCAGCCACGCAACTGGTCAACAAACGTCGAGCTAATCCCTACAGCAAAGTGCTGCGCTCAGGAAGTGGCACCCGTGGCACGGTCGCAGATGCACATCATAGTGATGCACGCGAGGCGATTATCTGGACCACGAATTTATACCTTGGCCTGAACCGGGATACAGAGGTAGTCGATGCTGCACGTCAGGCCGTTGCGGAGTTTGGCACCGGCATGGGCACTTCGGCGGCAGCGTCCGGTTTAACCGATCTGCATCTGGCATTTGAACAGCAATTTGCTGCGCTGGTAGGCAAACCTGCTGCTTGTTTATTTCCCACCGGGTATACCGCCAATGTTGGTGCCGTAGCGGGCTTACTGGGCGAAAACGATGTGGTGGTGATTGATCAACTTTGTCATGCCTCGATTGTCGATGGCGCACGCTTGTGCGGTGCCAAAGTGCGCACCTTTAAGCATAATGATGTCGATGATCTGGCTTGTGTTCTGGAGAGCGAAACCTCTCCCTATCGCACTGTATTAGTGATTATCGAGGGCGTGTACAGCATGGGGGAAGGCGCAGCGCCTGTGGCTGAGATTGTGCGCACCGCCAAGCGTTACCAGGCTTTGATACTGGTAGATGAAGCGCATTCTTTTGGTTTTTATGGACAGCATGGCGCAGGGATCTGTGCGGCACAGGGGGTCAGCGAAGAGGTTGACTTCATCATGACCACACTGAGTAAGTCACTGGGTAGTCTGGGCGGTGTGGTAGCTGCCCGTGCTGAATATGTTGATTTACTCAAGTCGTCTGCCAGAGCCTATATTTTTCAGGCGTCTGTGAGTCCGGCTGACATTGCCGCGGCACTCACTGCACTGCAGCGCATCAGCCAGGATGATTCGTTGCGCGAGCAGTTATGGGAAACCGCCCGTTATATGCGGGCTCAATTCAGTGCCGCCGGCTTTGAGTTAGGCAGTGGAGACGGCCCGATTGTCACACCGCATTTTGCTGATAAAGACAAACTGTATGCGATTGTTCAGCGCCTGTATGAAAAAGGCATTCAGGCTTCAGCGGTGACTTATCCGATTGTTGAAACGGGGCGAGGCCGCTTAAGGTTTATCTGCTCTGCGGCACACACAAAACAAGATGTGGATGTCACGCTGGGGGCGTTACAGGAAGCTGTGCAGGAGGTGGAAGCGGTGTTTGCCAGGTCTGTGATGGCAACGCCAAAACCGTGGCTCGAAACAACGCGGCTGAATGACTGGTGGTGCTCCTTTGCGGCTTACCTGGAAAGGTGGCGAGAAACGCAGTCCGGTAAAGTCCCTGAGTTACAGCTGGAATTGAGCACGCCAGACAGCAGGTATACTTTGACTTTGTCGCAAGATGCAGTGACGACTAATGAGCCGTTAAAGGCTGGGCTACCTGTGTGCCGCATTCATTGCCTTGATACCAATGCGCTTACTGCGCTGACGCGCATGGATGTGCAGATGCTGTTGCAGAGCCTGTGTGAGGGGGAATGTGAGCTAAGTGGTCAAAGCGAAGTGTTTATTTGGCTTATGGGGCGTTTACTGACCTTGTCGAGCGGACTAAAACCGACTCGTGCCATGTCTGAAAATGTCGAGTTTTTGTCATAA
- the folE2 gene encoding GTP cyclohydrolase FolE2, with product MMQLPDIATHFEPDSQSPLKWVGMEKIALPMQVRCDQTSVNINTLMDVFVSLDTGAKGIHMSRLYLLANEALVGTELTYAQLDKVLKEIVASQQGLSQSAKLVLKFELPLNRPALKSSYSGYNAYPIELHCEHLEGKTHCKLISTITYSSTCPCSAALSRQLLSDTVEQQFADQDNIDKAQLLAWLKGPQGSVATPHSQRSFAYIEADLAGGHLPDLAHWLSLFEETLATPVQTAVKREDEQAFAALNAQNLMFCEDAARRIKATLESITEVKDYQFKVEHQESLHAHNAVVYDRKS from the coding sequence ATGATGCAACTCCCCGATATTGCGACCCATTTTGAGCCAGACAGCCAAAGCCCGCTGAAGTGGGTTGGGATGGAAAAAATCGCACTGCCCATGCAGGTACGCTGCGATCAGACCAGCGTCAACATCAATACCCTGATGGACGTTTTTGTCAGTCTGGACACAGGCGCAAAAGGCATTCATATGTCGCGTTTGTACCTGCTTGCCAACGAGGCACTGGTAGGGACTGAACTCACGTACGCACAGCTGGATAAGGTACTCAAAGAGATAGTCGCGTCTCAACAAGGTCTCAGTCAGTCTGCCAAGTTGGTGTTGAAGTTTGAGCTGCCACTGAACAGACCCGCTCTGAAAAGCAGCTACAGCGGCTACAATGCTTATCCGATAGAATTGCATTGTGAGCACCTTGAAGGCAAAACCCACTGCAAACTTATCAGCACCATTACCTACAGCAGCACCTGCCCTTGTTCAGCGGCTTTGTCTCGCCAGTTACTGAGCGACACGGTCGAGCAGCAGTTTGCGGATCAGGACAATATAGACAAAGCACAATTACTGGCATGGCTCAAAGGGCCACAAGGGTCAGTCGCAACGCCACACAGCCAGCGCTCTTTTGCCTACATTGAAGCCGATCTGGCTGGCGGTCACTTACCCGATCTGGCGCACTGGCTTTCATTGTTTGAGGAAACGCTGGCAACGCCAGTTCAAACGGCGGTTAAGCGTGAAGATGAGCAGGCGTTTGCTGCACTGAATGCACAAAACCTGATGTTTTGTGAAGACGCTGCAAGGCGTATTAAAGCAACACTGGAATCAATCACAGAAGTCAAAGACTACCAGTTTAAAGTTGAGCATCAGGAAAGCCTGCATGCGCACAATGCTGTAGTGTACGACCGCAAATCTTAG